Proteins encoded by one window of Bacillus sp. DTU_2020_1000418_1_SI_GHA_SEK_038:
- a CDS encoding SCO family protein, with protein sequence MKKLYIICGIVVILGISAGISFFIIRDVTSKIPDDITLVTMHEEKYAFSESNKKLKLVEFMYTHCPDICPTTTQKMKFLKNDLEKAGVFGKNVEFLTVSIDPYRDTPEKMLKYMETFEIEDDGNWLLLTGDQNNMKEDQQEIKELADTFQFQYRDPGNGFYVHSTFVYLIDENNKFIKRFPMGEEFNEKDIFKKIMNEI encoded by the coding sequence ATGAAAAAACTATATATTATTTGTGGAATTGTTGTCATTTTAGGGATCTCAGCTGGAATTTCCTTTTTTATTATTCGAGATGTGACATCTAAGATTCCAGATGACATTACACTTGTAACGATGCATGAAGAGAAATATGCGTTCTCGGAATCAAATAAAAAGTTGAAGCTGGTCGAATTTATGTATACCCACTGCCCAGATATTTGTCCAACGACTACGCAAAAAATGAAATTTTTGAAAAACGATTTAGAAAAGGCTGGGGTTTTTGGCAAAAATGTTGAATTTTTAACGGTTTCCATTGACCCTTATCGAGATACGCCTGAGAAAATGCTCAAGTATATGGAAACCTTTGAGATTGAAGATGATGGAAATTGGCTTCTCCTTACAGGAGACCAGAATAATATGAAAGAAGATCAGCAGGAAATAAAAGAGCTAGCTGACACTTTTCAATTTCAATACAGAGATCCTGGGAATGGTTTCTATGTTCATAGTACCTTTGTCTATTTAATTGATGAAAATAATAAATTTATTAAGAGATTTCCAATGGGAGAAGAGTTTAATGAAAAGGACATCTTCAAAAAAATTATGAATGAAATTTAA
- a CDS encoding aldehyde dehydrogenase family protein, whose protein sequence is MSQLTVNLLEKVEKFLSGKKHLYINGEFVESKSQKTFETYNPATGEVLANVFEAGPEDIDLAVKAARKAFDEGKWSKMSASKRSRLMYKLADLMEENAAELAQLETLDNGKPIRETTNADIPLAVEHMRYYAGWSTKIVGQTIPVNGPFFNYTRHEAVGVVGQIIPWNFPLLMAMWKMGAALATGCTIVLKPAEQTPLSALYLAELIQEAGFPPGVVNIVAGFGETAGQPLVDHPQVDKIAFTGSTEVGKLIMERASKTLKRVTLELGGKSPNIILPDADLSKAIPGALNGVMFNQGQVCCAGSRVFIQKKHFDNVVADMASHAKNIKQGAGIHADTEIGPLVSIEQQNRVLGYIEKGLNEGAQLVVGGDKPQEQGYFVSPTIFADVSDEMTIAKEEIFGPVISALPYDDIDELINRANSSEYGLAAGVWTRDVANAHYIANKLRAGTVWVNCYNAFDAASPFGGYKQSGIGREMGSYALNNYTEVKSVWISMK, encoded by the coding sequence ATGAGCCAATTAACTGTAAATTTATTAGAGAAGGTAGAAAAATTCTTAAGCGGTAAAAAACATTTGTACATTAATGGAGAATTTGTAGAAAGCAAATCTCAAAAAACATTTGAAACATATAATCCTGCTACTGGGGAGGTTCTTGCAAACGTATTCGAAGCTGGTCCAGAGGATATTGATCTTGCTGTTAAGGCTGCTAGAAAGGCATTTGATGAAGGCAAATGGTCTAAGATGAGTGCTTCCAAAAGAAGCAGACTTATGTATAAGCTAGCAGATTTAATGGAGGAAAATGCTGCTGAGTTAGCACAATTAGAAACATTAGATAACGGAAAGCCAATTCGTGAAACAACGAATGCTGACATTCCGCTAGCGGTTGAGCATATGCGTTATTATGCGGGCTGGTCAACGAAAATCGTTGGTCAAACAATTCCAGTAAATGGTCCATTCTTCAACTATACTCGTCATGAGGCAGTTGGGGTTGTCGGACAAATTATTCCTTGGAACTTCCCACTTCTAATGGCAATGTGGAAGATGGGTGCGGCACTTGCTACTGGCTGTACAATTGTACTAAAGCCTGCAGAGCAAACGCCTCTTTCAGCATTATATTTAGCAGAATTAATTCAAGAAGCCGGCTTCCCTCCTGGTGTCGTTAATATTGTAGCAGGTTTCGGTGAGACAGCTGGCCAGCCGCTTGTGGATCATCCGCAAGTTGACAAAATTGCATTCACTGGCTCTACAGAAGTTGGGAAACTGATTATGGAAAGAGCTTCAAAAACGTTAAAAAGAGTCACTCTTGAACTGGGTGGAAAATCGCCTAACATCATCCTTCCAGATGCGGATTTATCAAAGGCTATCCCTGGTGCATTAAATGGGGTTATGTTTAACCAAGGTCAAGTTTGCTGTGCTGGTTCCCGAGTATTTATTCAAAAGAAGCATTTTGATAATGTTGTGGCAGACATGGCAAGCCATGCTAAGAACATTAAACAAGGTGCAGGTATTCATGCGGATACAGAGATTGGCCCGCTCGTCTCCATCGAACAGCAAAATCGTGTCCTAGGCTATATCGAAAAGGGCTTAAATGAAGGAGCCCAGCTTGTTGTTGGCGGTGACAAGCCACAAGAACAAGGCTACTTTGTCTCTCCTACTATTTTTGCTGATGTAAGTGATGAAATGACGATCGCGAAAGAAGAAATTTTCGGACCTGTTATTTCTGCCCTGCCGTATGATGATATTGACGAGTTAATTAATCGTGCGAATAGCAGTGAATACGGACTGGCAGCGGGTGTTTGGACTCGTGATGTTGCAAACGCACATTATATTGCCAATAAACTTCGTGCTGGAACAGTTTGGGTTAACTGCTACAATGCTTTTGATGCAGCTTCTCCGTTTGGCGGATACAAGCAATCTGGTATTGGCCGTGAAATGGGATCGTATGCTTTGAATAATTACACAGAAGTGAAGAGTGTTTGGATTTCAATGAAATAA
- the yhfH gene encoding protein YhfH has translation MLNCKVESIKVASRKICQECGQNIKEYTESYLMECDRCLSKKAE, from the coding sequence ATGTTAAATTGTAAAGTGGAGTCAATTAAGGTTGCATCAAGAAAGATTTGTCAAGAATGCGGTCAAAATATTAAAGAATATACAGAATCATATTTAATGGAATGTGACCGCTGTTTATCTAAAAAAGCTGAATAA
- a CDS encoding MFS transporter yields MNKEIKRNILSMQGFYLLTFFGVGSLYPLLSVYLSEVEHLNGYQIGTIMSISPIIMIFFQPLWGMVSDKLNAPIKILTATTFIAGFFALGYITFNGYYWIFIIATCVAIFQSAIIPISDSLSIKYTSKVKVNYGNVRLFGSLGFGLAVFIMGRLSEWNPKIIFISFFASLLIASVLALKMPSESASKNQNLLSGVKEILVHKRFLIFLGITFLIFGPNLANNNYFGLFIENRGGTYTGIGIAFLIAVLSEIPFMKAAGSWIHRFGLLQIATLAGAVSLIRWLLYFMEPSLWFIYATAVIQGFSIGLFIPAGLQYIRDITPVHITATAITLYSAIGNGLGNWFSTFVGGIIYEEFNINSLYLFFSVLSILGIILNLWLLKEEKGHATFSAAKN; encoded by the coding sequence ATGAATAAAGAAATAAAAAGAAATATTTTATCTATGCAAGGGTTTTACTTGTTAACTTTTTTTGGCGTGGGCAGCTTATATCCTTTGCTCAGTGTATATTTAAGTGAAGTAGAGCATTTAAATGGCTATCAAATCGGGACTATTATGTCTATTAGCCCAATCATTATGATATTCTTTCAACCTTTATGGGGAATGGTTTCGGATAAGCTTAACGCACCCATTAAAATTCTTACAGCAACAACTTTCATTGCTGGGTTCTTCGCACTAGGGTATATTACTTTCAACGGTTATTACTGGATCTTTATTATAGCTACTTGTGTAGCCATTTTCCAAAGTGCGATAATTCCAATATCGGATAGTTTATCAATCAAATATACGAGCAAAGTTAAAGTTAATTATGGGAATGTACGGTTGTTTGGATCTCTTGGATTTGGGTTAGCGGTTTTTATCATGGGGAGGCTGTCTGAATGGAATCCAAAAATCATTTTTATTTCCTTTTTCGCTTCATTATTAATCGCTAGTGTTCTAGCTTTGAAAATGCCCTCAGAAAGTGCTTCTAAAAATCAGAACCTGCTATCAGGTGTTAAGGAAATTCTTGTTCATAAAAGGTTTCTCATCTTCCTCGGAATTACTTTTCTGATTTTTGGTCCAAATCTCGCAAATAATAATTATTTTGGCCTTTTTATTGAAAATCGCGGAGGGACCTATACAGGAATAGGAATTGCTTTTTTGATTGCTGTACTGTCTGAGATTCCCTTTATGAAGGCAGCAGGAAGCTGGATCCACCGGTTTGGTTTATTACAAATTGCCACACTTGCTGGTGCTGTTTCCTTAATAAGATGGCTGTTATATTTTATGGAGCCAAGTCTTTGGTTCATTTACGCAACAGCTGTCATACAAGGTTTTTCAATCGGTTTATTCATTCCTGCTGGTCTTCAGTATATAAGAGATATTACGCCCGTACATATTACCGCTACTGCTATTACTTTATATTCAGCAATTGGAAACGGCCTAGGTAACTGGTTTAGTACATTTGTCGGTGGAATCATCTATGAGGAATTTAATATTAACAGCTTATATTTATTTTTCAGTGTATTAAGCATTCTGGGGATTATCCTTAATCTTTGGCTATTGAAAGAAGAAAAAGGCCATGCAACTTTTTCCGCTGCCAAAAATTAG
- a CDS encoding cold-inducible protein YdjO-related protein: MSILEKKGAFIIFFNRKGQDDKPEVVMMDTEVYACTSCNGWMRKEFASTDLKCPLCGNDTSPEMRELPQIE; encoded by the coding sequence TTGTCCATACTAGAAAAAAAGGGGGCGTTTATTATATTTTTCAATAGAAAAGGTCAAGATGATAAACCAGAGGTTGTCATGATGGACACAGAAGTTTATGCTTGTACAAGCTGCAATGGCTGGATGAGAAAGGAATTCGCATCAACTGATCTAAAATGTCCGTTATGTGGAAATGATACATCCCCCGAAATGAGGGAATTGCCACAAATTGAATAA